CATGTCCTCATGTTCAACTAATTGCATTTCTTACATAATTGAAAGCTCCTTCATATTAGTAGTTGAAGACTTATTAATTAGCCAAGGGATAAatggtgttgttgttattaaaaaGATTTCACTTTTGATTGGTTTCTGTTTTGGGTGCTCCGGTGGATATCCATTTAATTTCCAATATCTCTCTCGCACGTGATGATCTTGATcacaataaagaaaaacataatattttgcGATTACATGAGTCGGAGTGGGAAGAATAACCCTACTGAACTCCCAATGTTGGTACTTCCTTCGTGCCGTCATCGTTGCAGTTTATATTCTCTCACGTGCACCACCTAAAACTTCACTGCTTTTCTTCTTGCACAATGAAAGAATAGGCCATTGCGACATCAAGCAACAAATTCTTCCATAGAATTTGTCCTTGAATTGCACTGTAGAACTCATTGagtcccataaaaaaaattgcattaatCTATGTCTCTTATGGTTTACTCGACAAGAACAAACAATGTCATTATAGGATCCCAGCTGCTCATCCCATAATCCTTTCAATTTTGTATAGTAAGCTGCAACAATCATATGATCTTGAGTGAGACAAGCAATGTCtctcttaatttgaaaaatgcGAGGAGCATTACtttgagaaaaataatcttGAAGGTCTTGCCAAATTTCTTGGGCTGTAGTCAAATATATGACAGTATCTGCTAGGTCTAGTGTAGGTGAATTGAGGATCCACGACAGGATCATATCATTGCATCTTGTCCACAATGCATAGTCATCTGGTTCGTTTTTCGCATATGGTATTTTGGTGGTACCGTCTACAAAGCCCCGCTTGGATTTGACGTTTAAAGTGGGTGTCATAGCTCGACAACAGGTTGAATAATTGTCTCCATTAAGAGGTTTAGAGACAAGCACCATTCAGGGATGATCAAAATAGTGAAGAAAATAGGGATTGGTTACATACTTCTCACTACCCGAAGATTGCTCATTTGCCATAGTGATGAGAGTAGCTAAAACAATATCAGAATAGTTTTAATGAGACATGTTTTTGAAGGATGGCTGTAAGATGGATCACTATAAAAGTTGCAGAAGATAAATTTTGTTGCAAGTTGCAACATAGTGGGGAATAATTCAAGGGAaaatattgcaaaaaaataaaataaaattgcaaagagaCAAACTTTGATGGATCACGTGGATTGTTTAAAAGAATAGCAAAGTAGTATTGCAAACGGCCAAAGTAATGTTGCAAAAGTTGCACCACTTGCAACTAAAAAGGTTTAAGCGACAAAAACTGGGTTGCTGGATTGTTAAAtcagctttgataccatgtaaaGAGATCGAAACTACTTTGCTGTGAAAAACCCATGTATTGTTAGTCTAGAGGGTACATCTATTTATACAAGTGATATTTACAATTAgtcaaagaaaatatttctaGATTGTTGGCAGCAAATAAATAGCAGCACTTGTTGAGTTCGGTGGTATGACTTTGTTGAATTTCTTCAACACGAGTTCAAACAGGCAGTTCTCTCAACTTTGCGTTGAATGGCTCGAGTTGACTCGACACGACTTGTTTTCGGACTCGCCAATTCAAAGATGAGCGGTGAGCCTGGCTTGCCCCCTCCTCCGAGTTAGGTAGCTCACATATCTAAATGTTCATCATCGTGGCAAATGTCTTGGGTTTGGCTACTAGTTTGTATAGCGACTGTTTGGGAGATGGAAACTGCGAAGAATGGTTGATTCTTGCGGTTTACATAAGGTTTCGAAGACAGAACGAGAGATAATGGGCATGCCAACTTGGAATTATAAGAAACcactttttaatgtgtttgatttcacgtgcattaaatgcatcagatttttctcattttctttcttgaacTCTTCTTGTATATATCTCGTCTGGAGATTGTAACATTTCTTATAGTGTCGTGGTTTGCtgttagaaaacaaaatgactGATCGGCCTGCCGTTGCTTTGTAAGGCCGAGGACAGGTTGTTTTACCCAggggaaaaaataaagaggatcCTGACGGCAAGGCTACGTGATTTACAAAACGTTGCTCTAAGGCCCATAAGCGAGCACATTCTTTTTGGACCTACAAATCTACACACTCATGTCCATTACCAGGCCGACACTAATTGAGTAGAGCCCAATAACGAGATACAAAGGCTTGGACTTCTAGCAGCATAGCAGCGAACCGGCATCTCAAGAGCAGGAAGCCAGGAACTGCAGTCAACGATTCGAAGAGATGCAGAAAGCATTGAGAGTGTATGGACAGGTTCTTCGGCTAGTGAGGCGGTTACCAAAGGACTCAAGGCCTTATTACGCTAAATACGCACGCGAAAACTTCGTCAACTACAGAGATGTCGAAGTCAGTGACTCACAATTCCTCGACGAGCTCTTCCTTCGAGCATATAACCACTCCCTATGGGTTCTCaacaaggtcttttttttacatgcttCTAATGCTTGTCTAATGTCTATATATGTGTGTTATGATCGCTCTAAAGAGATCTTTTTTGACGGAGGTACATTTATTTGGTGCAGTATTCGGTTGATGAATCAACTGCTAATAAGCTAAAGGAAATTTGTTGCGGCTGAAAAAGGAACAATGAGTGTGTTTGCCACCTGTTCGATGCCATGCCTCAGTGAGTAGGCACGCTTCCTTTTGGGTTCCAAACGCAACATTTTTGTGcttatttctataattttaagaTATTCATGCTTGCCGAATAGCGACAGATTGTTACGATCAATAATCATGGTCGATTGAATGAAGCATCTCATTTTGATCTAGTGTAGTTTTCTTCCGTGTGTTTAAAAAAGAAGTATAGTAcatttgtttcttaaaaaacagaagaaaaaagtaTAGTGCATTTGCGTTTTTTGGGAACATAATATTTGTtggaagtgttttttatttgatatatatatttataatattaatacatcaaaacacattaaaaatataaaaaaaattaaatttaaaaaaaaaattaaattgctgTGAAATGTTTGTTTTGGACCGAGTTCCCAACTGCTCCTAAGACAACAGTTTTAtgctttaataataatatggtTTACAATACAAGTTGCCTGCCTTCATAATGTGACTGGTCATTTCATTTTGTCGTAAACTTTCTGTGTCCCAGCTATCTTCTGTTTCTACTTCCTTGGTAATGGGACTGATTTACGTGACCAGTTTGATGGGCAAGGCGATACTGACTGATAATCTGATATATATGATACCCTTGTTTTATAATCATGGCTTGCTTAAATTAACCTCCTCGTCTGAATATCAAGGATCGCTGGTTAGCATTTACCCCATCAATTCTGTCCAAAGGCTACATTTTAATCTTTCATATGTATTCCTCGGAGGTTAGTTTTTAATCTTCTTGATCTCTCTTTCTACTCTTCTATAGCACacaatattaacaattatttt
This genomic interval from Populus alba chromosome 1, ASM523922v2, whole genome shotgun sequence contains the following:
- the LOC118055453 gene encoding LYR motif-containing protein At3g19508; this translates as MQKALRVYGQVLRLVRRLPKDSRPYYAKYARENFVNYRDVEVSDSQFLDELFLRAYNHSLWVLNKYSVDESTANKLKEICCG